Proteins from a single region of Enoplosus armatus isolate fEnoArm2 chromosome 6, fEnoArm2.hap1, whole genome shotgun sequence:
- the phlda2 gene encoding pleckstrin homology-like domain family A member 2 has translation MKMSAEEICQVLKEGELEKRSDNLLQFWKRKTCVLTTDSLNIYADTQKRSKGKELKLQSIKKVDCVERTGKFVYFTIVTTDNKEIDFRCPGEENCWNAVITMALIDYQNRKAIQDFKTRQDNESASPGQQERRMARAP, from the coding sequence atgaaaatgtcagcGGAGGAGATCTGCCAGGTCCTCAAGGagggagagctggagaagaggagCGACAACCTGCTCCAGTTCTGGAAGAGGAAGACGTGCGTCCTGACCACGGACAGCCTCAACATTTACGCCGACACGCAGAAGCGCTCCAAGGGCAAGGAGCTGAAGCTGCAGTCCATCAAGAAGGTGGACTGCGTGGAGCGCACCGGCAAGTTCGTCTACTTCACCATCGTGACCACAGACAATAAGGAGATCGATTTCCGGTGCCCCGGAGAGGAGAACTGCTGGAACGCGGTGATCACCATGGCCCTGATCGATTACCAGAACAGAAAGGCCATCCAGGACTTTAAGACGCGGCAGGACAATGAGAGCGCGTCGCCCGGACAGCAGGAGCGGCGCATGGCGAGGGCGCCCTGA